The nucleotide window GATAGACAGTTTGTGATTCCTGCCAATGCTCTGGCCGATATCACTGCCGATGGGGTGGTGTGTAATTTGACCAGTCAGCAGTTAGAGAGTCTGCCTACCTTTTCTCAGTCTTTGACCAAAGCGGAGGAGGAAGAGATCTATTCTTATGTGCCGCAGACGCCTTATTGGATCGAGGAGCAATGGGTGAGGAACCAAGGGCCACCGCAAAAGGATAACTAAGCAAGTTTACGGGAGCCGGGTGATGAAAAATCCGGCTCCTTCGGTAGAGAGCATAGGAAGAAGCGGGTGATGTTCCGGTGTCACAGACCAAACTAACTCCAATGATGCAACAGTATTTCTCCATCAAGAACCAATACAAAGACTGCTTGCTCTTGTACCGCCTGGGGGATTTCTACGAGCTCTTTGCTGAGGACGCCAAGGTCGCCTCAAAGGTATTAGATATTACTCTAACCGGGCGGGATGCTGGATTAGATGAGCGAATTCCCATGTGCGGCGTACCCCATCATGCCGCGGATTCATACATCGCTACTTTGGTGAAAAAGGGGTATAAGGTTGCCATTTGTGAACAGGTAGAAGACCCCAAGGAGGCCAAAGGGGTGGTGAAGCGGGAAGTAGTCCGGGTGATTACTCCCGGGACCGTGATTGACCAAGATATTCTGCCCCACAAAGCCAATAACTACCTTGCGGTTTTATCCTGGCATCAGAAAACCGTGGGAGTGGCCAGCGTCGATGTCTCCACGGGAGAGTTCAGGGTGACGGAGTTTTCTGGCAGCAATGGGCAGCAGTCCCTGCTGACGGAGCTGGAAAGGTTGCGCCCAGCTGAGTGCTTGGCCGATCCTCAGCTCCTGGAGCAAAGGGGAATCCGCGACGAGATTGCAAAAGCCCTAGGTGCCGCCCCAGCAGCCTACGACTCCCGGGCCTTTCATCGCGATGCTGCTTACCGGAGCCTAACCCAGCAGTTTAGAGTTTCCTCCTTGATGGGCTTTAACCTTGAGGACAAACCGGCGGCAATCAAGGCCGCGGGCGCACTGCTGAGCTACCTGGGAGAAACCCAGATGCGCAGCCTATCACACATCTCATCGGTACAATACTACCTGCCCGATGGTTTTATGGCCATTGATAGTTCCACCCGTCGCAATCTGGAGCTAACGGAAACCCTGCGTCAAGGCTCCTTTCACGGCTCTTTGCTGTGGGTGTTGGACGATACCCAAACGGCAATGGGCGGCCGAAGACTACGCCAATGGGTGGAAATGCCTCTGATCGACATCGAAGCCATCAAATCCCGCCAAGAACTGGTACAAGCTCTCTACGAGGACACTATGCTTCGGGCCACCCTGCGGGAGAGTCTCAGTCAAATCTCTGACATTGAGCGCTTGTGCAGCAAAGCCGTCTATGGTTCGGCTAACGCCAGAGAACTGGTGTTACTTCGTCACTCCCTGCAGCAGCTGCCAGCCATCTATCAAGTGCTAAAGGATAGCTCATCTTCGCCTTTGCGCCAGGTTGCAGACCAATTGGATCTACTGACGGATCTCACCACGCTGTTGGAGGCGGCCCTAGTGGACGAGCCTCCCATTTCTGTGCGAGAGGGAGGACTGATTCGTCCCGGGTATCACGCTGAGCTTGATAAATTGCGGGAGCTGAGTATCGACGGTAGGCGGTGGGTAGCTCGCCTGGAACAATCGGAACGAGAACGAACGGGAATCAAATCCCTGAAGGTGGGCTTTAACAAGGTCTTTGGCTATTACATTGAGGTTACAAAAGCGAACCTTGACCTGGTGCCCGAGAATTACCATCGCAAGCAAACCCTGGCCAACTCCGAACGGTACATTACCCAGGAGCTGAAGGAATGGGAGAGTCAAATCCTGGGTGCACAGGAGCGCTCCGTCGAGCTGGAATACGAACTTTTTGTTGAGGTACGAGAAAAGGTATCTCAGGCTGCCACCAGGCTGCTGGGTACCGCTTCAGTGATTGCCGCCCTCGATGCCCTCTGTAGTTTAGCTCAGGTGGCTGTGGACCGCAATTATGTCCGTCCGGTGCTCTCACCACCAGGAAGAATTGAAATCGTCGGTGGCAGGCATCCCGTGGTTGAGGCGATGTTGACGGGAACAAGATTTGTTCCCAACGATGTTTTGCTCGATCGCTCCCACACTCAGATCATGATTTTGACAGGACCCAACATGGCGGGAAAAAGTACCTACCTGCGAATGGTGGCCTGCATCGCCTTATTGGCACAAATCGGCAGTTTTGTTCCGGCGGAATCGGCGAATATCGGTTTAGTAGACCGGATCTTCACCCGAGTGGGGGCTTCCGATGACCTGGGCACCGGGCAAAGTACCTTTATGGTGGAGATGAACGAAGTCATGTTGGCCCTTTCCCAGGGAACCTCTCGCTCCCTGGTGATTATCGACGAGTTGGGGCGAGGAACCTCCACCTATGATGGCATGGCTCTAGCCCGGGCTATTGCCGAATACATTCACGACCACTTGGGAGCTCTAACCATCTTTTCTACCCACTACCACGAGTTGGCGGATCTAGAGCTGAGTCATCATCGGGTAAAGAACTACCGTCTAGAGGTGTTGGAACGGGGCTCCGACGTGATTTTCCTGTACAAGGTAGCCAGAGGCAGAGCTGACAAGAGCTACGGAATCCATGTCGCTAAACTAGCGGGATTGCCCCGGGATGTAATCCATAGGGCACAGGCGATCCTTGAGGAGTTGGAGACGACCCAAAGTTTCAAACAGATGGATCTGGGATTATTAGCCGAGGAAGCGGCCGCCACCCAGGAACAAGAATCCCTGGGCTGTAGTTTGACGGCGGCCAAACGAATTGTCGAGGAGTTGACGGCCCTGGATCTCAACCGACTGACGCCCTTGGAAGCCATTAACTTGCTGGCGGTTTGGCAGGCACTGGTCAATCAGGAGTGAGGTGAACCCCAATGAAGCGAATTAGGGTACTAGGCGATGGGTTAGCAAACAAAATCGCTGCCGGCGAGGTGGTGGAGCGGCCGGCTTCAGTGGTTAAGGAGCTGGTGGAAAACTCCCTTGACGCGGGGGCTACAATCATCCAGATCACCATCGCCCAGGGGGGCAAGGAACTGATCCAAGTTGAAGACAACGGTGCTGGGATCCCCAGCGACGATGTTCCGTTGGCCTTTGAACGCCATGCCACCAGCAAGCTGCAATCCTCAGATGATTTGTTTGCCATCTCAACCCTGGGATTTCGGGGTGAAGCGCTGCCTAGTATCGCCGCGGTGAGTCAGATGACACTGATTACCAAGACCACCGATGAACCGGCAGGCTCCCTGGTGGAAGTCCACGGTGGCCAACTGATTAAGCATCAGCCCATTGGAGCCAGCAACGGTACCAGCATTACGGTGCGACAGCTCTTTTACAACACCCCGGTACGCTACAAGTTTCTGAAACAGGATGCGACGGAACGCCGCTACATCCTAGATACCGTAACCCAAATTGCCATGGCGCATCCCGAGGTGCGTTTCACCTTAATCGCGGATGGAACGGAGCTCTTTAAAACCGCCGGGGACGGCGATACCCTATCGGTGATCCTAGCGGCCTATGGCCGCAAGGTCGCCGAGGCCATGATCCCCGTCGATCGAACCAAGGATCTGGTGCGAGTGGTGGGCTATGTCTCTAAACCCCACCTCCACCGAGGCACCCGAAAGGACGAAACATTTCTCGTGAATGGCAGGGTAATTGCCTCCCGGATGTTATCCAGTGCCCTGGAAAGGGGATACCAATCCCTACTGCCGGCACGGCGCTTTCCCATCGGGGTCCTGGGCCTGGAACTAGATCCCAGCTTAGTGGATGTCAACGTGCATCCAGCTAAGGCCGAGGTCCGATTTCAGGAGGAGCGGGAGATTTTCCAAAGGGTGATGTTTGCTGTCAAAGAGGCTTTGTTGTCCCAGGACTTGTCCAGCTCCTATGCCCTGGAGAGCAAGGCTCCCCCTCAAAGTCAAAGGATGGATTATCGGGAGTATCGCCAAAAACTTGCCAGCCCCTCACCCTCCCAGAGTTATTCGGACCACAAGCCCCTCCTGTGGGGAAGGGATGAGGTGGCGGCCTCGGGCCCGGTGGTTTCCAGGCCGATAACACAGCCCAGGGAACAGAGTTCCCTTTCCACCTTTATCAGAGAGCGGGACCAAGACCTATGGGCCAGGAAAAAGGTAGTTGATGTCGTTGCGAACAGCAATCCGGCGGAAGGGCGACTCCACTCCCATCCGATGTGGTCGGGATTGGTACCAATGGGTCAATGGATCAATACCTATATAGTATTGGGGCATCGGGATGCTCTGTGGTTAATCGATCAACACATAGCCCATGAGCGGGTATTGTATGAAAAGCTGCGGTCTTCCTACCGGCGCAACATCGGCAGCCAACCCCTGCTGTTACCCCTGCATCTGGAACTTCCCCCCAGTCAGGCGGCGGTTCTAGCCGATCATCTCGAAATGCTTACGGAACTCTCCTTTGGCATTGAAGAGTTTGGCGGAGGGGGCTTTCTGGTGAGGAGTGTTCCCTTGATTTTGGGCCAGCGCTTGGAGCAGGCTAGTATCGAAGAGATGATTGTAGAACTGATTGAACATTGGGAGAAGGGTGGCGACAAACTAGATGCCACTATTACGACTATGGCCTGTAGAGCTGCGATCAAGGCTGGGGATTCCGTGTCCTGGTCAGAGATAGAGGACATTCTCTTAGACTTGGCGGAAACGGAGAATCCCTATACCTGTCCCCATGGACGGCCAATTATCGTCAAGTTGGGGTTGCCTGAGGTGGAAAGGCGCTTTGGTCGTCGCTAACAGCGGGTATTTGACGGGAGAACACAAGAAGTAGAGGCGGTGCAAGGTAGTGAGCAGGGATCCGATTTTGGTGATTGTGGGGCCCACGGCCGTTGGCAAAACAGAATTGGCTGTCAAAGTGGCGCAGAGACTAAATGCGGAAATTATCAGCGCCGATTCGATGCAGATCTATCGAGGAATGGATGTGGGGACCGCCAAGCCAACTCCCGAGGAGCAAGGAGGAATTGTTCACCACATGATTGATGTGGTGGATCCCGATCAGGATTTCACCGTAGCCCAATACCAGGAGATGGTCGAGGAAATACTGGCCTCCATCTCGGCTCGGGGCAAACGGGCTTTGCTGACCGGCGGCACAGGGCTTTATGTCAAAGCGGTGATCGACGGATTCGACTTTCCGGCCCAACCAGAGGATTTTCAACTGCGTCGTCAACTGCAGCAGATAGCACAGACCCAGGGGCCCAAGGCATTACACGACAAACTGCAGCGGGTTGACCCGGTCAGTGCCAGGCGCCTACATCCCAACGATGTGCGGCGGGTTATTCGGGCCTGGGAGGTGTATGAAGTTACCGGGACCCCCCTCAGTGAGCTCCTTGAGCGGCAGGAGCATCGCCCCCCGAGACACGAAGCCCTGTTCTTTGGCCTGACCAGACCCCGGGAGGAACTCTATCTTCGGTGTGATCAGCGAGTAGACCTGATGCTCGAACAGGGCCTACTTGACGAGGTAAAGCAGCTGTTGGAGCGGGGATTTGACCAAAGGGGTACTGCGCTGCAGGCCATCGGCTACAAGGAGCTTATCGGGTATTTGCAGGGACAATACGACTGGGAAGAAGGAATTCGCTTACTCAAGAGAAACACCCGGCGCTATGCAAAAAGACAATATACCTGGTTTCTGCGGGATCGCCGCATTCAGTGGATTGATGTCAGTACTGTGGGCCCTGAGCAGGCAGTCGAAGAGATCGTCAGTGAGTATCAAAGGAGAGCTGCCAAAGACAGCGAAAGTTAACCACAGAGGAACTGGTAGCTGGCACTTGAGTTGGTCACCGGGATCAGAGAGGGGGAATTGCCATGAAACAATCGCCCAGTCTTCAGGACTTCTACTTGAACCAAGTGATGAAAGAGAAGGTCCCTGTGGTGATTTATCTGGTCAATGGCGTCCAATTGCGGGGCGTCGTGAGTGGTTTCGACAACTTTACCGTCTTGTTTGAAACCGATGGCAAGAGTGAACTGATTTATAAACACGCAGTGTCCACGATATCACCGCAGAGCAATATGAATATTGGGTGGCAGGCGAGAAGCCAGCCAGAGATCTAATCAAGCATTGATTATTCGTTATCCCCCGGACTTTTGCAGCCGGGGGATTTTGCCGTTTCTGGACAAGTCACCGATTCCTAAACACCGGCGTATAGATAAAGTACCGAGTTTAGACAAATTTTGATACAAAGTCGGTGATTCCAGTGAAGACCTTGATTCATCATCCAACCACAGACTCAGAGATCTTGGATTTGATCATTCAGGGCAAGATCACACCCTTAGAGGCCTTTGCGCTCTTTCAGGAGCTAGACCAAGGCCGATACAGCCCACGAATTGGTGGCCATAAGCCGAAGGAAGGATTGTCCAACCAAGAGCAACTGGCGGCGGCGATGGAGGAATTAGACCAGCTGATCGGATTGGACAACGTGAAAGCCGCAATCAAGGAAATCCAGGCCTTTGTACAGATCCAACAACTGCGACGGGAAATGGGCCTGGCAGCCGAGCCCGTAGTGCTACATGCCGTCTTTTCGGGAAACCCCGGCACCGGTAAGACCACCGTAGCTCGCATCTTGGGCCGGATTTATCGCGCCATGGGAATCCTGCCACAGGGGCATCTGGTGGAGGTGGAAAGGGCTGACTTGGTCGGCGAATACATCGGTCACACTGCCACCAAGACTAGGGAACAGATCAAGAAGGCGATGGGTGGGGTATTGTTTGTCGACGAGGCATATTCTTTAGCACGGGGAGGAGCTAAGGACTTTGGTAAAGAGGCCATCGACACCCTTGTCAAAGCGATGGAGGATTACAAGAACGAGTTTATCCTGATTCTGGCGGGCTACCGGGATGAAATGGAGACCTTCCTCCAGGTGAACCCAGGCCTCAAGTCGCGATTTCCGCTGCATCTTAAGTTCAGGGACTACTCGGAAAGGGAATTGATCTCCATTGCAGAACAGATGTTCTCTCAGAGACAGTATCATCTGACCCCCCGAGCGAAAATCAAACTGATTTACCTCATCGAAGAGGCCAAGCGCAACTCCCAGGGTAATTTCGGTAATGCCCGTACCGTTCGAAACCTGGTGGAGAAGGCAATTAGGCGACAGGCTGTGCGATTAGTGGCGCAACAGCGCCCCGGCAAGGAGGAATTGATGTCCATCGAAACCGTAGACATCACAAGGGGGTAGCTGTATTGAAGCAGTGTGTGGTGGTCGGAAAGACAAACGTGGGCAAGACCCTATTTGCCTTGAGATTTGCCGCGATGCTGGGCCAGCAGGAGGCAGTGGTCACCTTTCGTCCCGCTAATGGTCCTGACGTGAATCAGAGAATTCCCCTGGCCAAGGGAGAGACAACTTTGACCGGGGAAACTCCCCATTTGACTCGCTGTCTGCAATCCTTGGAGCTTACTTTGCCCAAGGGTAAAGGACGTAGGAGTTTGACCTTGGTGGATACCTGCGGTTTGATTGAGGGAATTCATCCCAACGAGGAGATTCGACAGGCCATGGCCCAGACCTTGGCCGCCATCAGGCAGGCAGAGGTTGTGCTCCACATGGTGGACATTACTCAAACCTGCCAACCGGGTTCTGCCAGTTGTCTGGGACCGGTGGACTACCAAGTGGCGCAATTTGCTGGACTTCGCCCCGGTTATGCCCTATTGGCCAACAAGATGGATCTGCCCGGGGCCCAGGAGAAACTAAAAAAGCTTCGCACTGAGTTTACCGACTATGTCATCATTGCCCTATCGGTACTGCGGGGCCAGGGGATGAAGGAGGTGAAGCAATTTGTTTGGCGTCATCTCTAGATGGCAGGTGCCTAGCTGGAAAGTGGTACTTAGTATCGTCGTTACCGCTTTTGTGGTGCGTCTGATGGATGATTTCCTCGATCGTCACTATGATCAAGACGGGGGCCGACTCACCTTGGCTGGGGTGCTGCAGGAGGGAACTTTGCCCTATGCTCTCATCGCAATGGGAGTTGCCACCTATTTATCTCCTCCTTGGGCACTATCGTTGTTTGCCGCGGCGTATTCTATAGGGATGACCGGTGAGCTGGGCAGGCAATATCCCTCGGGGCTTCCGGGATATGTGGAATCAGCGCTAATCCTGTCGGGGGTTCTGCTTTGTTTTGGTTGGCGCCAAACAGTATTTGCACTGCTGTTGATCGGTGGGATTCAGGGGTGGGATGATGTGATGGACTACTGGCAGGACCGGAGCCGAGGTAGCAGGAATTGGGCGGTGCGTTGGGGAATCAACCCGGTGCGCTTTTTCTCCCTAGGAAGCCTCCTGTTGGCTTTAGCGATGAGTCCATGGCAGGCGCTTGTGGGACTAATCAGCGTTCCGTCTATCAACTGGATGTCCCAGCGGCTGGCCGAAAGGGGAGGGAACAATGATGCTCCACCCAAGGGTTGAGGTCATCGCTATCATAGGCTTTGCCTGTTTGGTGGTCGGATACCTCTTTGGCCATCACATCGGCAAACGCTTTGGAATTAAGCTGGGGGCCGCCCTGGCCGCGATTAGTCTTCGCCAGGAGACCTTACTCTTGGGACGCTGTCAAATTTGTGGAGCTGACAGTGATATTAACGCCGTGGAAGCAGAGGAAGAACTCCGGATTGGCGAAAAACAGCCATGTATACAGGATTGAAGGGCGCATTAGCCCCTAGCAGCGGCAGGTTTCCCGGGAGCGCCTGAGGAAAACAATAACAGCAGGCGCGAGGGCACAAGTTTTACCTGCAAGATGGAGGATTGCTATGTATACGGCTAAGCGAATTCAGAAGTTACCACCATATCTATTTGCCAGTATTGACCAAGAGATTGCCGAAGCTAAGGCCAAGGGCGTGGATATTATCAACTTGGGTATGGGGGATCCCGATCGACCTACACCCGACAACATCGTCGCCAAGCTCGTGGAGCAGGCGCAAAACCCGGCAACCCATCGTTATCCTTCCTACTCGGGAATGCGGGAGTTTCGCCAGGCTGTTGCCGACTGGTACCGGGATAGATTTGCGGTGGGGCTAGACCCTGATACCGAGGTTGTGGCATTGATTGGGTCCAAGGAAGGCATTGCCCACATTTCCCTGTGTTTTGTCGACCCCGGTGATATCAACTTGGTTCCTGATCCTGGATACCCTGTATACGCTACAGGAACGATGTTTGCCGGCGGCGAAAGTTACAAAATGCCACTACTGGAGGAAAATGGCTTTCTCCCCGACCTGAATCAGATTCCAGAGGAGGTCGCCAAGAAGGCCCGGCTGATGTTTCTCAACTACCCAAACAACCCCACGGGCGCCATCGCCGATGAGAAATTTTTCCGTGAAGTCATTGCCTTTGCCAAGGCCTATGACATTATTGTTTGTCATGACGCTGCCTACACTGAGGTGGCCTTTGATGGGTATCAGCCCATCAGCTTTCTCCAGGTACCGGGAGCCAAAGAGGTGGGGATTGAGTTCCACTCTCTGTCTAAGTCCTTTAACATGACAGGATGGCGGTTGGGTTGGGCAGTGGGCAATTCCCAGGTAATCGAAGCCTTGGGCCGGCTCAAGAGTAATATTGACTCCGGTGTATGGGAAGCTGTACAATATGCCGGGATCGAAGCCCTTAGAGGACCCAAGGAGAGCATAGAGGCCATGCAGCAGCTGTATGCTCGACGAAGGGATGTGGCCGTTGCAGGCTTGGAGAAATTGGGCTGGCAGCTGAAGAAACCCCAAGCCACCATTTATCTTTGGCCCCGGGTTCCCAAGGGGTACACCGCCACCGAGTTTGCTCAGATGCTGCTTGAAAAGACTGGTGTAGTGGTGACTCCGGGGATAGGGTACGGTGAATACGGTGAAGGCTATTTTCGTATCTCCCTATGTGTGGAGGAGTCCCGCTTAGCGGAAGCCATCGAAAGGATGGAGTCGGCTGGGATTAGATT belongs to Bacillota bacterium and includes:
- the mutL gene encoding DNA mismatch repair endonuclease MutL — its product is MKRIRVLGDGLANKIAAGEVVERPASVVKELVENSLDAGATIIQITIAQGGKELIQVEDNGAGIPSDDVPLAFERHATSKLQSSDDLFAISTLGFRGEALPSIAAVSQMTLITKTTDEPAGSLVEVHGGQLIKHQPIGASNGTSITVRQLFYNTPVRYKFLKQDATERRYILDTVTQIAMAHPEVRFTLIADGTELFKTAGDGDTLSVILAAYGRKVAEAMIPVDRTKDLVRVVGYVSKPHLHRGTRKDETFLVNGRVIASRMLSSALERGYQSLLPARRFPIGVLGLELDPSLVDVNVHPAKAEVRFQEEREIFQRVMFAVKEALLSQDLSSSYALESKAPPQSQRMDYREYRQKLASPSPSQSYSDHKPLLWGRDEVAASGPVVSRPITQPREQSSLSTFIRERDQDLWARKKVVDVVANSNPAEGRLHSHPMWSGLVPMGQWINTYIVLGHRDALWLIDQHIAHERVLYEKLRSSYRRNIGSQPLLLPLHLELPPSQAAVLADHLEMLTELSFGIEEFGGGGFLVRSVPLILGQRLEQASIEEMIVELIEHWEKGGDKLDATITTMACRAAIKAGDSVSWSEIEDILLDLAETENPYTCPHGRPIIVKLGLPEVERRFGRR
- a CDS encoding LL-diaminopimelate aminotransferase, with the translated sequence MYTAKRIQKLPPYLFASIDQEIAEAKAKGVDIINLGMGDPDRPTPDNIVAKLVEQAQNPATHRYPSYSGMREFRQAVADWYRDRFAVGLDPDTEVVALIGSKEGIAHISLCFVDPGDINLVPDPGYPVYATGTMFAGGESYKMPLLEENGFLPDLNQIPEEVAKKARLMFLNYPNNPTGAIADEKFFREVIAFAKAYDIIVCHDAAYTEVAFDGYQPISFLQVPGAKEVGIEFHSLSKSFNMTGWRLGWAVGNSQVIEALGRLKSNIDSGVWEAVQYAGIEALRGPKESIEAMQQLYARRRDVAVAGLEKLGWQLKKPQATIYLWPRVPKGYTATEFAQMLLEKTGVVVTPGIGYGEYGEGYFRISLCVEESRLAEAIERMESAGIRFQP
- a CDS encoding AAA family ATPase is translated as MIPVKTLIHHPTTDSEILDLIIQGKITPLEAFALFQELDQGRYSPRIGGHKPKEGLSNQEQLAAAMEELDQLIGLDNVKAAIKEIQAFVQIQQLRREMGLAAEPVVLHAVFSGNPGTGKTTVARILGRIYRAMGILPQGHLVEVERADLVGEYIGHTATKTREQIKKAMGGVLFVDEAYSLARGGAKDFGKEAIDTLVKAMEDYKNEFILILAGYRDEMETFLQVNPGLKSRFPLHLKFRDYSERELISIAEQMFSQRQYHLTPRAKIKLIYLIEEAKRNSQGNFGNARTVRNLVEKAIRRQAVRLVAQQRPGKEELMSIETVDITRG
- the miaA gene encoding tRNA (adenosine(37)-N6)-dimethylallyltransferase MiaA — its product is MSRDPILVIVGPTAVGKTELAVKVAQRLNAEIISADSMQIYRGMDVGTAKPTPEEQGGIVHHMIDVVDPDQDFTVAQYQEMVEEILASISARGKRALLTGGTGLYVKAVIDGFDFPAQPEDFQLRRQLQQIAQTQGPKALHDKLQRVDPVSARRLHPNDVRRVIRAWEVYEVTGTPLSELLERQEHRPPRHEALFFGLTRPREELYLRCDQRVDLMLEQGLLDEVKQLLERGFDQRGTALQAIGYKELIGYLQGQYDWEEGIRLLKRNTRRYAKRQYTWFLRDRRIQWIDVSTVGPEQAVEEIVSEYQRRAAKDSES
- the hfq gene encoding RNA chaperone Hfq; this translates as MKQSPSLQDFYLNQVMKEKVPVVIYLVNGVQLRGVVSGFDNFTVLFETDGKSELIYKHAVSTISPQSNMNIGWQARSQPEI
- a CDS encoding GTP-binding protein HSR1, whose protein sequence is MKQCVVVGKTNVGKTLFALRFAAMLGQQEAVVTFRPANGPDVNQRIPLAKGETTLTGETPHLTRCLQSLELTLPKGKGRRSLTLVDTCGLIEGIHPNEEIRQAMAQTLAAIRQAEVVLHMVDITQTCQPGSASCLGPVDYQVAQFAGLRPGYALLANKMDLPGAQEKLKKLRTEFTDYVIIALSVLRGQGMKEVKQFVWRHL
- the mutS gene encoding DNA mismatch repair protein MutS; translation: MMQQYFSIKNQYKDCLLLYRLGDFYELFAEDAKVASKVLDITLTGRDAGLDERIPMCGVPHHAADSYIATLVKKGYKVAICEQVEDPKEAKGVVKREVVRVITPGTVIDQDILPHKANNYLAVLSWHQKTVGVASVDVSTGEFRVTEFSGSNGQQSLLTELERLRPAECLADPQLLEQRGIRDEIAKALGAAPAAYDSRAFHRDAAYRSLTQQFRVSSLMGFNLEDKPAAIKAAGALLSYLGETQMRSLSHISSVQYYLPDGFMAIDSSTRRNLELTETLRQGSFHGSLLWVLDDTQTAMGGRRLRQWVEMPLIDIEAIKSRQELVQALYEDTMLRATLRESLSQISDIERLCSKAVYGSANARELVLLRHSLQQLPAIYQVLKDSSSSPLRQVADQLDLLTDLTTLLEAALVDEPPISVREGGLIRPGYHAELDKLRELSIDGRRWVARLEQSERERTGIKSLKVGFNKVFGYYIEVTKANLDLVPENYHRKQTLANSERYITQELKEWESQILGAQERSVELEYELFVEVREKVSQAATRLLGTASVIAALDALCSLAQVAVDRNYVRPVLSPPGRIEIVGGRHPVVEAMLTGTRFVPNDVLLDRSHTQIMILTGPNMAGKSTYLRMVACIALLAQIGSFVPAESANIGLVDRIFTRVGASDDLGTGQSTFMVEMNEVMLALSQGTSRSLVIIDELGRGTSTYDGMALARAIAEYIHDHLGALTIFSTHYHELADLELSHHRVKNYRLEVLERGSDVIFLYKVARGRADKSYGIHVAKLAGLPRDVIHRAQAILEELETTQSFKQMDLGLLAEEAAATQEQESLGCSLTAAKRIVEELTALDLNRLTPLEAINLLAVWQALVNQE